DNA sequence from the bacterium genome:
AGGTGGTCGCGATCCGGGGTGTCCGCGAATCTCGTCATGACGGTCTCCCGACGTTCGAGCGGGCGATGTTCCATCACCACGCTAGGGGCGCCGGAAGCGTGCGGCCGTGACTTTGTCACAAATACTTGTGATAACAGGCAATGTTTTGCTCGATGGTAAATCGGGACCGAGGAAAGGTCAGAGGGCGGCTTCGTGCAGGGCGGCCGGATCCTCGATCCGGATGCGCCCGCGCGCGAGCGACACCATGCCGCGCTGTTCGAAGGACTTCAACAGGCGGCTGACGACCTCGCGGGCGGTGCCGAGGTCGGCGGCCACCGCTTCGTGCGTGCACTCCAGGACGGAGCCGGCGGTCCCGCCGCGCTCGACGAGGTAGGCGGCGAGCCGGCGGTCCATGCGCTGGAACGCCACTTCTTCGATCAGGGCCATCATGTCGCCGACCTTGTCGGCCAGGATGCCGAAGACGAAGGAGCGCATCGCTTCGTGTTCGGCCATCCAGTCCAGGAAGAGGCGGCGCGGGTAGATGATCGCCTCGACCGCGGATTCCGCCGCCGCCGCCGCGGGACTGGGCTGTCCCGAGAGCAGGCACAGCACGTTGATCGTGCAGCATTCGCCGGCCCCCACGCCGTAGAGCGTGATCTCGCGCCCGTTCTCGCCCGTCTTGAACACGCGCAGCACCCCGCTGCGGACCAGGGCGAAGGACTCGACCGCCGCGCGCTCGCGCAGGTACGTGTCGCCGGCGGCGAGCCGCACCGCCCGGCCGTGCTCTCGTAGCTGGGCCAGCAGGACCGGAGGCAGGCCCTCGGGGAACGGGAAGCCGGCGGGAGGCTTGGGCGCGGCGCTCATCGGGGCTCCATTCGACTGTACCTGGAACTGGAAGGCGATCGTGCGTACAATGCGCGCATCGAATCACGTCGAGGACGCAGGAGGAGGACCCTTGAAGCGAACCTTGTTCCCCGCCGCGCTGGCCTGCCTGGTCTGCTGCGCGATCCTG
Encoded proteins:
- a CDS encoding Crp/Fnr family transcriptional regulator, translating into MSAAPKPPAGFPFPEGLPPVLLAQLREHGRAVRLAAGDTYLRERAAVESFALVRSGVLRVFKTGENGREITLYGVGAGECCTINVLCLLSGQPSPAAAAAESAVEAIIYPRRLFLDWMAEHEAMRSFVFGILADKVGDMMALIEEVAFQRMDRRLAAYLVERGGTAGSVLECTHEAVAADLGTAREVVSRLLKSFEQRGMVSLARGRIRIEDPAALHEAAL